The proteins below come from a single Methanothermobacter sp. genomic window:
- a CDS encoding DNA double-strand break repair nuclease NurA codes for MDIFDRIAQTLENRVRSGIGTPYFSSAKYRTHEFSTANFKPIEAGEERLIAFIDGGNSPILEGPGISVQLNRVALGLFRGGQRVQSEMPSRIEFFSVMTMNPEEEICRFQLHPMREEYLEFLPDEDDMHLELKETDTIDEPTLKGLPRRFAEWSMALGALDELDAGDVLVRDGSLQASFEKENNYINELGDRAGDIHVVGLSKTCTLYTTTSISLLSAIGRLASEGDVKGTWCYDPIAIRTDRPTILAAVKLNPAGRIFRMDILGDYEAYKALEVASALSLNAGDACFPGYPYGLVDVDMRARVSGDEVEIYRRRVLSQIRDGEVLKGIKYETESLDYHDTLNRYAGEY; via the coding sequence TTGGACATTTTTGATAGGATTGCACAGACCCTTGAGAACAGGGTGAGGTCAGGGATCGGAACACCCTACTTCAGCTCAGCGAAATACAGGACCCATGAATTCAGCACAGCTAATTTCAAGCCCATTGAGGCGGGAGAGGAGCGGCTCATTGCCTTCATAGACGGCGGCAACAGCCCCATACTGGAGGGGCCGGGCATCTCAGTCCAGCTCAACAGGGTTGCACTGGGCCTCTTCAGGGGAGGCCAGAGGGTCCAGTCCGAGATGCCATCGAGGATCGAGTTCTTCTCTGTCATGACCATGAACCCGGAGGAGGAGATCTGCAGATTCCAGCTACACCCCATGAGGGAGGAGTACCTGGAATTCCTCCCGGATGAGGATGACATGCACCTTGAACTGAAAGAAACCGATACAATTGATGAGCCAACCCTCAAGGGCCTTCCCAGGAGATTTGCAGAGTGGAGCATGGCACTGGGTGCCCTTGATGAACTCGATGCAGGGGATGTACTGGTTAGGGACGGTTCACTGCAGGCGTCATTCGAGAAGGAAAACAATTACATAAATGAGCTTGGGGATAGGGCAGGGGACATCCACGTGGTAGGGCTCTCAAAGACCTGCACCCTCTACACCACCACTTCAATTTCACTCCTTTCAGCCATCGGGAGGCTCGCATCAGAGGGTGATGTGAAGGGGACATGGTGCTATGACCCCATAGCCATAAGGACAGACAGGCCCACCATCCTGGCGGCGGTTAAGCTGAACCCCGCAGGAAGGATATTCCGCATGGACATCCTCGGGGATTATGAGGCGTATAAGGCACTGGAAGTGGCATCCGCCCTCTCACTGAACGCAGGGGACGCCTGCTTCCCGGGCTACCCCTACGGGCTGGTGGACGTGGACATGAGGGCCCGTGTCTCAGGGGATGAAGTTGAAATCTACAGGAGAAGAGTCCTATCACAGATCAGGGATGGTGAAGTCCTTAAGGGCATAAAATATGAGACAGAAAGTCTCGATTACCACGATACACTTAACAGGTATGCAGGTGAATATTAA
- a CDS encoding ATP-binding protein, whose protein sequence is MEIAGQIIGGETAAVLIRQKSDEPVELGDLLVAEGDGYTILQVKDLKYRSQIPQGMRELASGFNLEGYRGDVEFLEPELRNYIIAEARPILHVRNGEPMLPKRLPGFFREVRRIRDGDLAFLEKPRNPVFLGNVRSGSKVLETPVYIDALDAITHHILIPATTGRGKSNLVKVMLWSLADMDRVGMLVLDPHDEYYGRNEAGLGKHPSGNVVYYSPDAPVGGNTLSINLRALRPEHFEGIIPFTQAQEQAIAKYHNCYKERWIIKIVEGEKLSDVKSVTLSVLRRVFDVILGVYLDEDTGEIKSRGGVFRDVGGESTIKDIAGHLEDGKIVVVDTSRLMGEAELLVGSVISGEIFRRYQKYKSTGELRRKPVIGIVIEEAPRVLGKEVIERQGNNIYSTIAREGRKFNIGLVAITQLVSLIPRTVLANMNTKIILGNEMAQERAEIIGSASQDLSDDNRAIASLDKGEAIVSSIFTKFAVPVKIPLFEEFIESTDHEDEDEDIEFIG, encoded by the coding sequence ATGGAAATCGCAGGACAGATAATAGGTGGCGAAACAGCCGCGGTACTAATAAGGCAGAAATCAGATGAACCAGTGGAGCTCGGCGACCTCCTTGTCGCTGAGGGGGATGGCTACACGATACTCCAGGTCAAGGACCTCAAATACAGGTCCCAGATACCCCAGGGGATGAGGGAACTTGCATCAGGCTTCAACCTTGAAGGCTACAGGGGGGACGTGGAGTTCCTTGAACCGGAACTGCGGAACTATATCATCGCAGAGGCCCGCCCTATACTCCATGTGAGGAATGGTGAGCCAATGCTACCCAAACGCCTCCCCGGATTCTTCAGGGAGGTCCGGAGGATAAGGGATGGGGACCTGGCATTCCTCGAAAAGCCCCGCAACCCGGTATTCCTTGGAAATGTGAGGAGCGGCTCAAAGGTCCTTGAGACACCGGTCTACATCGACGCCCTGGACGCCATAACCCACCACATCCTCATACCTGCAACCACTGGTAGAGGTAAGAGTAACCTGGTGAAGGTCATGCTCTGGAGCCTGGCAGATATGGACCGTGTGGGCATGCTGGTGCTGGACCCCCACGACGAGTACTATGGCAGGAACGAGGCGGGGCTTGGAAAGCACCCATCAGGTAACGTGGTCTACTACTCCCCTGACGCGCCGGTCGGCGGGAATACCCTCTCAATAAACCTGAGGGCCCTGAGACCCGAGCACTTTGAGGGTATAATACCATTCACACAGGCCCAGGAGCAGGCAATTGCAAAGTACCACAACTGCTACAAAGAGAGATGGATCATCAAAATTGTTGAAGGGGAGAAGCTTTCCGATGTCAAATCTGTGACACTCAGTGTACTGAGAAGGGTCTTCGATGTGATACTCGGCGTCTACCTGGATGAGGACACAGGCGAGATAAAGTCCCGTGGAGGAGTATTCCGGGATGTGGGTGGTGAGTCAACCATAAAGGACATAGCAGGACACCTCGAGGATGGAAAGATAGTCGTGGTGGACACATCAAGGCTCATGGGCGAGGCGGAACTCCTCGTTGGGAGCGTGATATCCGGTGAGATCTTCAGGAGGTACCAGAAGTACAAGTCCACCGGGGAGCTCAGGAGAAAACCCGTCATAGGGATAGTGATAGAGGAGGCCCCCCGTGTCCTTGGAAAGGAGGTCATTGAGAGGCAGGGAAACAACATCTACAGTACCATCGCAAGGGAGGGCCGTAAATTCAACATAGGCCTGGTCGCCATAACCCAGCTCGTAAGCCTCATCCCCAGGACGGTCCTTGCAAACATGAACACCAAGATAATCCTGGGGAATGAGATGGCCCAGGAGAGGGCTGAGATAATAGGAAGCGCCTCCCAGGACCTCTCAGATGACAACAGGGCA